In a genomic window of Bordetella petrii:
- the coq7 gene encoding 2-polyprenyl-3-methyl-6-methoxy-1,4-benzoquinone monooxygenase, producing the protein MSVASTSSGFTPFSRRRGPLDPLFAEVDRALRVLSGAASSARPYPASAAEPVPPLSDQQKRHAAGLMRVNHVGEVCAQALYRGQAAACREAPVRELLLHAAAEEVDHLAWCGRRLEELGSRPSLLNPLWYAGSFTLGVLASCAGTARNLGFMAETERQVEAHLDGHLRSLPEADQRSRQIVSQMKDDEAQHRASAERAGGVPLPAPVRGAMRAMSRLMTSTAYWI; encoded by the coding sequence ATGTCCGTTGCCTCTACGTCTTCCGGTTTCACGCCTTTCTCGCGCCGGCGCGGCCCGCTCGATCCGCTGTTTGCTGAAGTCGACCGCGCGCTGCGCGTGCTGTCGGGCGCGGCCTCATCCGCACGGCCATACCCTGCCAGCGCGGCCGAGCCCGTGCCGCCGCTGTCCGACCAGCAAAAGCGCCATGCCGCCGGGCTGATGCGCGTGAACCACGTGGGTGAAGTCTGCGCCCAGGCGCTTTACCGCGGGCAGGCCGCGGCATGCCGCGAGGCTCCCGTGCGCGAGCTGCTGCTGCATGCCGCCGCCGAAGAAGTCGACCACCTGGCCTGGTGCGGCCGGCGGCTCGAAGAACTGGGCAGCCGGCCCAGCCTGCTCAACCCCCTGTGGTATGCGGGTTCGTTCACGCTGGGGGTGCTGGCCAGCTGCGCCGGCACCGCGCGCAATCTGGGCTTCATGGCCGAAACCGAACGCCAGGTCGAGGCCCACCTCGATGGCCACCTGCGCAGCCTGCCCGAGGCCGATCAGCGCTCGCGCCAAATCGTCAGCCAGATGAAAGACGACGAAGCCCAGCACCGCGCCAGCGCCGAGCGCGCGGGCGGCGTGCCGTTGCCCGCCCCGGTGCGTGGCGCCATGCGCGCCATGTCGCGCCTCATGACTTCCACGGCGTACTGGATCTGA
- a CDS encoding OsmC family protein, which yields MDCTINWGGPDGMLFVATTGSGHVATMDGAVDGGGHNLAPRPMELLLAGTGGCTAYDVVLILKRGRHAVAGCSVKLSADRADTDPKVFTRIHFAFTVTGKNLPRAAVERAVQLSHEKYCSASAMLEKTAELTFSVDIVDTQETQAA from the coding sequence ATGGACTGCACGATCAACTGGGGCGGCCCCGATGGCATGCTCTTCGTGGCCACCACCGGCAGCGGCCACGTCGCCACCATGGATGGCGCCGTCGACGGCGGCGGCCACAACCTGGCGCCCCGCCCCATGGAACTGCTGCTGGCCGGCACCGGCGGCTGCACCGCCTATGACGTGGTGCTGATCCTCAAGCGCGGCCGCCATGCGGTCGCGGGCTGCAGCGTCAAGCTGTCGGCCGACCGCGCCGACACCGACCCCAAGGTGTTCACGCGCATCCACTTCGCCTTCACCGTCACCGGCAAGAACCTGCCGCGCGCCGCCGTCGAACGCGCGGTGCAGTTGTCGCACGAAAAATACTGCTCGGCTTCGGCCATGCTTGAAAAAACCGCCGAACTGACGTTCTCGGTGGACATCGTCGATACCCAGGAAACCCAGGCCGCCTGA
- a CDS encoding thymidylate synthase, producing the protein MKQYLSLIQSILDHGSWQENRTGIRTLSLPGAALRFDLQQGFPAVTTKKLAFKSAVGELVGFMRGARSAADFRALGCKVWDQNANENANWLANPYREGPDDLGPVYGVQWRRWPAYKLLPLANDAQIRDALGRGYAQVAQLDENGAPHVLLYKAVDQLRQCLDTIHSNPQDRRILFHGWNWAQIEEMALPPCHLLYQFLPNATTREISLCLYIRSNDVGLGTPFNLTEGAALLHLVGRLTGYTPRWFSYFIGDAHIYENHLPMLREQLTREPYEAPRLVLSDRIPDYAVTGRYEPQWLEQVEPTDFALEGYQHHPALTAPMAV; encoded by the coding sequence ATGAAACAATACCTCTCGCTCATCCAATCGATTCTCGACCACGGCTCGTGGCAGGAAAACCGCACTGGCATCCGCACGTTGTCCCTGCCCGGCGCGGCGCTGCGCTTTGACCTGCAGCAGGGCTTTCCCGCGGTCACAACCAAAAAACTGGCTTTCAAATCGGCGGTGGGCGAACTGGTGGGGTTCATGCGCGGCGCGCGCAGCGCCGCCGATTTCCGTGCGCTGGGCTGCAAAGTGTGGGACCAGAACGCCAACGAAAACGCCAATTGGCTGGCCAACCCGTATCGCGAAGGGCCCGACGACCTGGGGCCCGTTTATGGCGTGCAATGGCGCCGCTGGCCAGCCTACAAGCTGCTGCCGCTGGCCAACGATGCGCAGATCCGCGACGCTCTCGGCCGCGGCTACGCGCAAGTGGCGCAACTCGACGAGAACGGCGCGCCGCACGTGCTGCTGTACAAGGCAGTAGACCAACTGCGCCAGTGCCTGGACACCATCCACAGCAACCCGCAAGACCGCCGCATCCTGTTCCATGGCTGGAACTGGGCGCAGATCGAAGAAATGGCGCTGCCGCCCTGCCATCTGCTGTATCAGTTCCTGCCCAACGCCACCACGCGCGAAATCTCGCTGTGCCTGTATATACGCTCGAACGACGTGGGGCTGGGCACGCCGTTCAACCTGACCGAAGGCGCGGCCCTGCTGCACCTGGTGGGCCGGCTGACCGGCTACACCCCGCGCTGGTTCTCGTACTTCATCGGCGATGCGCACATCTACGAAAACCACTTGCCGATGCTGCGCGAACAACTCACGCGCGAGCCCTACGAAGCGCCGCGCCTGGTGCTGTCCGACCGCATTCCCGACTACGCGGTCACCGGGCGCTACGAACCACAATGGCTGGAGCAGGTTGAACCCACAGACTTCGCGCTGGAAGGTTATCAGCACCATCCGGCCCTGACCGCGCCGATGGCGGTATGA